DNA from Synechocystis sp. PCC 7338:
GGTAGTAGTAATCTGACTTTCTCTGGTTTAAGTGGTCAGGGTGAACTGAATGTTGAAGTCACAGACCGAGACGATACAAAGAAGTTAGAAGAGTGGTTTATTGAACGATGGGAGGATAATTTTTCTCTCAATATTTCCCAAGACTTGATCAAGGTGATTGATGAAAGTTGGGCTGGAAAGCAACTACCTCCTTTTTATATTTATCTGAAGATGGCTTATCATCTGTCGCAGGAAGCACGGGATGGTTTGAGTCGATATCAAGCTCCGAAAAATTTTGGTTTGTTGGAATTTCAAGAGCAGGCTGTACGAGTGGCAATGCAGCATATCGATAAGCGCAATGGAGTAGTGATCGGTGATGTGGTCGGTCTAGGGAAAACGTTAGTGGGAACGGCGATCGCCCATGTGTGCGAGGAAGAATATGGGACGAGTACCTTAATTATTTGTCCGAAGAATCTTGAATCAATGTGGCAAGACTATGTTGATCGCTATGGCCTGCGAGGTAAGATTGTCCCAATTAGCCAAGTGGAACAAAGATTGCCCGAAGTGCCTGCCCGGTTTCGTTTGGTACTGATTGATGAGAGTCATAACCTACGTAACCGTGAAGGAAAACGATATCAGATTATTAAAGAATACATAGAGCAGAGTGGCAGTCGTTGTATTCTGCTGACGGCAACCCCCTATAACAAAGGCTATTTGGATTTATCTTCCCAGTTGCGTTTATTTTTGAAGGCTGAATCAGATATTGGTATTAAACCAGAAGCCCACATTCGTAATTTGGGTGGTGAAATGCAATTTTTACGGAAACATAATGCGACTCCAGTACGCTCATTGATGGCATTTGAGCATAGCGATGAGCCGGAAGATTGGCAACAGCTAATGAGTCGCTATATGGTTCGCCGGACAAGGGGTTTTATTAAAAAGACCTATGCTAAAGAAGACGAGCGGGGTTATTACTTAGAGTTTCCCAATGGCGATCGCTTTTATTTTCCGAAACGTCGCCCAAGGACTGTTAAGTTTAGTACAAGTAATGAAAAAGACCCCTATGCGAGGTTATACGGCGATCGCGTGGTGGATATTATCAATGGTCTAAATTTACCTCGTTATGGCCTAGGGAATTATCTAATTCATTCCCATGGTAATCAAAAGAAAAAACGTAAGAAATCCCCCGGTCAGATAACCTTGGCAACGGGCTTTGAGCATTTGGATGTCACCGAGGCAGAGCGAAAAATTCTGGCAAATCTTTCCCATGCTGGTCAGCGGTTAATGGGCTTCTGTCGCACTAATTTATTTAAACGTCTGGAAAGTAGCGGTGCGGCTTTTATCCAGTCTATTGAGCGTCACATTTTGCGGAATTATGTCTATCTTCATGCGATCGCCAATAATTTACCGATTCCCATTGGCACCCAGGATTCGGCTTTGTTGGATGGGACAACGGACGAAGATCAAGATTCTTTGTTAGGTCAGGATTGGGAAACGGCGACGGATACAGAGGACAGCTTTGATGAGGATCGGCTAACCCCCGGTGCAGAATTCAAGCAACGGGCAGTGGCAATTTATGAGCTTTACCAAAATCAGTACCAGCGGCGATTTAAGTGGATTCGTCCTGATTTATTTACGCCGGAACTGGCTGATAATCTAGAACAGGATGCGAAATCTTTAATCAATATCCTGAAAATTTCAGGCCGTTGGAATGCAGACGAGGATGGCAAACTGCAATCTTTAATTCGTTTACTAACGGAAGAACATCCAGACGAAAAGATTTTGATTTTTACGCAGTTTGCGGATACAGCGAGATATTTGGCGCAGGCTTTAGAAACCGCAGGGATTACAAATATTGGTTTGGCAACGGGAAATTCTCAGATAGACCCAACGATCCTTGCCCAGCGTTTTAGTCCGAGGAGTAATGGTAAGGCGATCTCGCAGAGATCCTTTGCCGCTGAGGATCAGTTAAGGATTTTGGTGGCGACGGATGTGCTTAGTGAGGGTCAAAACCTACAAGATGCAAGGATTATTCTGAATTACGATTTGCCTTGGGCAATCATTCGTTTGATTCAGCGGGCGGGTCGTGTGGATCGTATTGGGCAGGAAGCAGATGAGATTTTCTGTTATTCGTTTCTGCCAGCGGAGGGGGTAGAGCAATTAATTAATCTACGGGGTCGGCTCCGCGATCGCCTGAAGGAAAATCAGGAAGTGGTAGGTACCGATGAAGCATTTTTTGAGGACGATGAAGAGCGGGAAGTTTTGCTAAATCTTTACAATGAAAAAGCGAATATTCTTGATGAGGAAGACGAGGGGGAAGTGGATTTAACGTCGGAAGCTCTGCAAATTTGGCAGACGGCTATTGATGCAAATCCTAAGTTAAAACGTATTATTGAAGATCTGCCGGATGTGGTGTTTTCCACTCGCTACCATGGGCCGACTGTTTTGGAACCAGAGGGGGTTTTGCTTTATCTCAGGACTGCTGAAGGTACGGATGCGCTGGCATGGGTGGATAAGCAGGGCCATAGTGTGACTCAATCTCAGATGCGAATTTTGCGAATGGCGGGTTGTGATTTAAATACCCCCGCTCTAAACCGTCATCCTGAACATCATAATTTGGTCCAAAAGGCAGCGCAAATCATAACTGATCAGACGAAAAAAGTTGCTGGCACAATGGGTAGTCGGCGGGGGGCAAGGGCCAGAACCTACGATCAGCTAATATCCTATTGTCAGTATGTGCAAGAAAAGACACCGATTTTAGCCCAGGGCCAGGACTGGGAAAGTTTAGTCAAAGCTATTGAAATGATACACAATTATCCTCTTAAACAAAATGCGATCGCCTCCCTGAACCGTGAACTAAAGGCAGGTATTTCCGATGAAGATTTAGCGCAAAAAGTAACCTATCTGATGGAGCATGATGCGCTGTGTGTAGTGACTGCCGATGGAGAATTTGAGGGGGCAAAGGTGATTTGCTCGCTGGGATTATTTCAACGTTAGGATCAAACTATATTAATTGAGGAAAAATTAATGACAACAACTCAAGCTCAAATTGTTGAAATGCTGGAACAGTTACCAGATAGTGCTTTAGATGAAGTGAAATCATTTTTAGCGGCATTACAAAATCGTTATCCTGCAGAACACACTCCAAAGTTGAGTGAGGGCATGGCTTATATTGAGCAAGTTCGGGGAAAAATGCAGTGTGATATGACCACCGATGAAATTATGGCGTTGACAAGAGGTGAGGATGATTAAAGTTTTGGTAGATAGTAATGTCTTAATTGATGTTTTTTCAGAAGATTCTACTTGGTTTGCTTGGTCACATCAAAAGATTGCTTATTTTATTGATCGGTCTGAGGCATATCGGCTTGTGATTAATCCTATTATTTATGCGGAAGTATCCGTTGGGATTGAGTCTACCGAAAAGCTTGATCAACTTTTATTGCCAAAATACTACGGCAGAGAATCTTTGCCCTATGAAGCGGCATTTCTGGCGGGGAAAGCTTTTCTGAAATATCGACGCATTGGGGGAACTAGGCGATCGCCACTGCCGGATTTTTATATTGGGGCCCACGCTCTAACGGCGGGTTATCAGCTTCTGAGTCGAGATCGCCAGCGTTACCAAACTTATTTTTCTGATCTTGATCTCATCGCACCTTAAAGAATTTTTCTATGAAATTGAACCGTACACGCACCCGAAAGTATCTCCAAAAATTTGATTTTGAATCTCTTTTTATCGAAGAATTAGGTTGGGATACAATTGACCGAATAGCATTGCCATTAGAAATTGATGAGGATATTTTTGAGGCGATCGCCATTGCTCAGAAGCGTGGTTTCATGGTCTATTATTGTTCCACTCCCGAGATTCCAGAGCGAAAGGTTAGGTTGGCGCTTGATCGTCAATTATCGGATTATTCTAAATCTCACCTCTTGATTTTTGGGGATGAGGCGCAAACATCCCAAGTTTGGATGTGGGTCAAACAGGAAGGGAAAAAGCGTAAACCTATTTTCCACAGTTACAACACAAGTAAGTCGGCGGAACCATTAATTCAGAAATTAGAGCCATTATTTTTCAGTATTGATGAGGAAGATGATGCAACCCTGGTCAAGGCGGTGGAAAAGGTTAGTCAGGGTTTTAACATTGAGCAGGTTACGAAGCAATTTTTTCAGGATTTTGAGGGGTTACACAAGGATTTTTGTTTGGAGATTGATGGGATAGAAAATGAAGGCGATCGCCGTTGGTATGGCTCGGTGGTGTTGAACCGTTTGATGTTTGTTTATTTCCTTCAGCGGCGATATTTTCTGGATAATAAGGATAGTCTTTACTTACAGCATAAGTTAGAGTATTGCCAGGCAAATGCAGAATCTTTTTATGAATTCCTCAAGGATCTCTTCTTTGAGGGTTTTGCGAAGCCAGAATATGAGCGAGGTAGTGATTTACAGAAGCGACTGGGTAAAATTTGTTATCTGAATGGAGGTTTGTTTCTGCGGCATTCCCTTGAGCAAAAGTATTCAGAAATTTCGATTAAAGACAAGGCTTTTGGAGATGCCTTTGAGTTATTTTCTCGCTATTCGTGGCACTTAAATGATCGCCCTGATGCGGAAAAGGATTCTAATGAAATTAACCCTGATGTGTTGGGATATATTTTTGAAAAATATATTAACCAAAAGGAATTTGGAGCTTATTATACCCGCCCTGAAATTACGGAATATCTCTGTGATCGCACCATTAATAAGCTCGTGCTAGATAAGGTTAATAGTTTAGCAAATAAAGATTTTAAGAATTTGCCCCAGTTATTTGCGGGGTTAAATACGGATCTTTGTTTGTTGCTATTAAATGAGATTTTACCGAAGTTAACTTTACTTGATCCGGCCTGTGGTTCGGGGGCATTTTTGGTGGCGGCGATGAAAACATTGATCCCGATTTATCAAACCATCACGGGTAAGATTGCGTTTTCCAATGATGAAGGCTTAAAGGCTTGGTTGGCGGAGATACAGCAAGATCATGCGTCCCTAGACTATTACATCAAGAAGCGCATTATTACAGATAATCTCTATGGCGTGGACATCATGGAGGAGGCGACGGAAATTGCTAAGTTGCGTCTTTTTCTTGCGCTAGTGGCGGCGGTGGATAAGGTGGAGGATCTGGAGCCATTGCCGAACGTGGATTTTAATATCATGGCCGGTAATTCGCTCATCGGTTTAATTCGGGTAGATGAGCATCAATTTAATAGCAAAAAAACAAATAAATATAATGATCAGCTTGCAACTCAAGGAGAGTTAGGTTTATTTTCCTCTGACTATCAAAATATTTTGACTGAAAAAAATAAAAGTATTGCACTTTATAAGCAACACGCTTTCATTTCTGATAAGGAGCGCAATACAGAGGAAAGTGAACAAGTTCCAAGTATTTTATTACTACGGAGTAGCATCGATGAACTGAATCAAAAATCTCAGAAGAAGTTAAATGAAATTTTATTAAATGAATTCAATTCTCTGAAAATCAAATATGAAGAAGCTCAGCTTAATGGGAAAGCAAAAAAGAGGGTTTTGAATATCGATGATATTAATGCTCTGGAGCCGTTCCATTGGGGTTATCATTTTGATAAGGTTTTTGAGCGGGGTGGGTTTGATGCGATTATTGCCAATCCACCCTGGGAAATTTTTAAGCCACAAGCTAAGGAGTTTTTCGCCCATCATAGTGATTTGGTGACGAAAAATAAAATGGATATTAAAAGTTTTGAAAAGGAACAGAAAAAGCTGTTAGAAAAACCAGAAGTTGCTGAGGCTTGGCTTGAGTATCAAAGCAAGTTTCCCTACGTAAGTGCTTATTATCGTTCAGCGGAAGATTATCGAAATCAAATTTCGGTGGTGAATGGTAAAAAAGCGGGGACAGATATTAATCTCTATAAGTTATTCCTAGAGCGTTGTTATCATTTACTACAAAATAGTGGTCGGTGTGGAATTATTATTCCATCAGGAATTTATACAGATTTAGGAACAAAACAACTCAGAGAAATGTTATTTTCTCAAACAAAAATAGATACACTTTTTGGTCTGTCAAATGAAAAATTTATTTTTGAAAGTGTACATCATGCTTTTAAATTTGCATTAATCAGTTTTGAAAAAGGA
Protein-coding regions in this window:
- a CDS encoding Eco57I restriction-modification methylase domain-containing protein; amino-acid sequence: MKLNRTRTRKYLQKFDFESLFIEELGWDTIDRIALPLEIDEDIFEAIAIAQKRGFMVYYCSTPEIPERKVRLALDRQLSDYSKSHLLIFGDEAQTSQVWMWVKQEGKKRKPIFHSYNTSKSAEPLIQKLEPLFFSIDEEDDATLVKAVEKVSQGFNIEQVTKQFFQDFEGLHKDFCLEIDGIENEGDRRWYGSVVLNRLMFVYFLQRRYFLDNKDSLYLQHKLEYCQANAESFYEFLKDLFFEGFAKPEYERGSDLQKRLGKICYLNGGLFLRHSLEQKYSEISIKDKAFGDAFELFSRYSWHLNDRPDAEKDSNEINPDVLGYIFEKYINQKEFGAYYTRPEITEYLCDRTINKLVLDKVNSLANKDFKNLPQLFAGLNTDLCLLLLNEILPKLTLLDPACGSGAFLVAAMKTLIPIYQTITGKIAFSNDEGLKAWLAEIQQDHASLDYYIKKRIITDNLYGVDIMEEATEIAKLRLFLALVAAVDKVEDLEPLPNVDFNIMAGNSLIGLIRVDEHQFNSKKTNKYNDQLATQGELGLFSSDYQNILTEKNKSIALYKQHAFISDKERNTEESEQVPSILLLRSSIDELNQKSQKKLNEILLNEFNSLKIKYEEAQLNGKAKKRVLNIDDINALEPFHWGYHFDKVFERGGFDAIIANPPWEIFKPQAKEFFAHHSDLVTKNKMDIKSFEKEQKKLLEKPEVAEAWLEYQSKFPYVSAYYRSAEDYRNQISVVNGKKAGTDINLYKLFLERCYHLLQNSGRCGIIIPSGIYTDLGTKQLREMLFSQTKIDTLFGLSNEKFIFESVHHAFKFALISFEKGKPTEKFNAVFRINPREAIKSNELEDFLYDQEQQVTLSAELVRKLSPDSLSVMEFKQPIDITIAEKMTRFPLLGEKITDKWNLKLCNEFHMTNDSHLFKTEPLKGRLPLYEGKMIHQFTYQWGEPKYWLDENEAKDNLLSGRIKSIQKLIKKSGLSIVINPEQVLLDYSTYRLAFRDVAASTNERTVIMTVLPPNKFCPHTMSLEQVYEAKIKNNSIDFNFSTLNNNERLFLCAVMNSFVVDASLRQSITSHVSFFFVYNTPVPRLQKGDQWFSEIVQRAAKLICTTSEFDELAAEVGLNKKVPLTKGDSGGCYGVTDEAERAKLRAELDGIIAHLYGLTEIEFKHILSTFPIVADDVKQNALNAYRDVKKGVIQ
- a CDS encoding type II toxin-antitoxin system VapC family toxin, which produces MIKVLVDSNVLIDVFSEDSTWFAWSHQKIAYFIDRSEAYRLVINPIIYAEVSVGIESTEKLDQLLLPKYYGRESLPYEAAFLAGKAFLKYRRIGGTRRSPLPDFYIGAHALTAGYQLLSRDRQRYQTYFSDLDLIAP
- a CDS encoding helicase-related protein, encoding MSSIYDNCDFPLLPELKHCLKEGYRSDFCVGYFNLRGWRELEDEIEQFTAGKGQNCRLLVGMQRPPNDELKRSLSITKRANQRMSNEQANELKKIMAHEFREQLTYGVPTARDEASLKRLKAQLQAEKLEVKLFLRHLLHAKLYLIYREDKITPRIGYVGSSNLTFSGLSGQGELNVEVTDRDDTKKLEEWFIERWEDNFSLNISQDLIKVIDESWAGKQLPPFYIYLKMAYHLSQEARDGLSRYQAPKNFGLLEFQEQAVRVAMQHIDKRNGVVIGDVVGLGKTLVGTAIAHVCEEEYGTSTLIICPKNLESMWQDYVDRYGLRGKIVPISQVEQRLPEVPARFRLVLIDESHNLRNREGKRYQIIKEYIEQSGSRCILLTATPYNKGYLDLSSQLRLFLKAESDIGIKPEAHIRNLGGEMQFLRKHNATPVRSLMAFEHSDEPEDWQQLMSRYMVRRTRGFIKKTYAKEDERGYYLEFPNGDRFYFPKRRPRTVKFSTSNEKDPYARLYGDRVVDIINGLNLPRYGLGNYLIHSHGNQKKKRKKSPGQITLATGFEHLDVTEAERKILANLSHAGQRLMGFCRTNLFKRLESSGAAFIQSIERHILRNYVYLHAIANNLPIPIGTQDSALLDGTTDEDQDSLLGQDWETATDTEDSFDEDRLTPGAEFKQRAVAIYELYQNQYQRRFKWIRPDLFTPELADNLEQDAKSLINILKISGRWNADEDGKLQSLIRLLTEEHPDEKILIFTQFADTARYLAQALETAGITNIGLATGNSQIDPTILAQRFSPRSNGKAISQRSFAAEDQLRILVATDVLSEGQNLQDARIILNYDLPWAIIRLIQRAGRVDRIGQEADEIFCYSFLPAEGVEQLINLRGRLRDRLKENQEVVGTDEAFFEDDEEREVLLNLYNEKANILDEEDEGEVDLTSEALQIWQTAIDANPKLKRIIEDLPDVVFSTRYHGPTVLEPEGVLLYLRTAEGTDALAWVDKQGHSVTQSQMRILRMAGCDLNTPALNRHPEHHNLVQKAAQIITDQTKKVAGTMGSRRGARARTYDQLISYCQYVQEKTPILAQGQDWESLVKAIEMIHNYPLKQNAIASLNRELKAGISDEDLAQKVTYLMEHDALCVVTADGEFEGAKVICSLGLFQR